The Rhizobiaceae bacterium genome contains the following window.
CATCTGCGCGATGAAACCCACGCCGCAGGCGTCATGCTCGTTGCGCGGATCATAGAGCCCTTGTTTGGCGGGCAGGCCGGGAAGGTTGGTGTTTTTGACGGTCGCCGCATTCGTCTGCGCGGCGAGCCTCGGCTCTGTCACTGCAGATGGCGTCATGTCCGTCATCGTCCTTCCCTCCGTTTCGGCCCCGTCAGGCGTCAAATCCGATCTTAGGGCCAACAGTCCGGCCCGCCAATGCGACCCACACCAAAAACCGGATCGCGCAAACGCTTCAATCCGGCAGGTGAATAAGATAAATAAGACAGCAATACTGTCCTATCTTTCTATGTCAGAAAAGCAGGCCGCGCACAAGAAGGATTCGAAAAGTCAGCGCGCCTTTGTCGAAACAAAATGTCGCGCCGGGGTGTCTGGAAGCAAACTTGTGAGTGTGTGGGATTGTCAGGAAGCAGATCCGGGTATGTAGGCGTCGAACGCGGCCCAGAATTGTTCGAGGTAGTAGTCGCGCTCCTGCAGGATTTCGTGGCGTGCACCGTCAATGGTCACGCAATAGCCCGAGCGAAGGCGGCGCGCATATTGCTCTATGGCGCGGCTCGACACGACCACGTCGGCTCCTGCTGCGACAAACAATGTCGGGATATGCAGGCGGGCGGTGTAGTCCGGATCGCTGACGAGGCGCGCGGCATCGGCTGCGGCATGCATCCAGGTGATTGTCGGTCCGCCGAGCGACAGTCTCGGATGGGTGGTGAAAAGCCGAACGTTCCGCTCGTATCGTTCAGGATCGGACGTCACGTTGTTGCGTTCGAAAGGGGTGGGCTTCCATCGTCCGCCCGTCGCATAGAAATTCCCAAATCCTGCAAGCTTCAATACTGACGCCAGGCGGCGAATCGAACCGGCGGAAACCGACAGGCTTCCGAGCTGGAGCAATGGCGCCAGAAGCACCATCCGCTCGATGCGGTTGTTGAGAGCGGGGGCCGCGCGCAACGCGATGAGCGCGCCTGTCGAATGGGCGAGAACATAGTAGGGTCCACGACAATCGGGCAGGACGACTTCGCGGAAAAAGCTGTCGAGGTCCTCCGCATAGAGGTCGAAATCGTCGACATGGCCGCGCAGCGGGTCCGTCAATTCCCGGTCGGAAAGACCTTGTCCGCGCCAGTCGAATATCGCCGCACCGAAGCCGCGTTTTGACAGCGAGCGGACCGTTTCGAAATATTTCTCGATCGGCTCGTTGCGCCCGGTGAGCACAAGCACGGTGCCTTTCACGGGCCTCCCGCCCGCTGCAAAAAGGGCATAGCGCAGGCGCTTGTTGCCCCGTGCAACGATGAAGCCGGAATGGGCCGCTTCCGGAATCTCATTGCCGGCGATTTCGAGCAGAAAATCTCTCATGTGACCTTCGATATGCCGCAGGTTCTGACCCTAGGCGACGATTGCTGCATATCGGTAAATTTTAGGTCTTATCCTCATGAATGGCTAAGCCTGAAAGAAAAGACCGGAGACGTTTTCAGGCGTCTCCGGTCTGTTGCGGTTCCGGAAGGAAGGGACGTTACGCCCGGAACCGGCCCATCGCAGCGCGCACCCCAAGCCCCGCACGCCAACGCATGAGTCGTACGCAATCTGGCTGAACTTTCCTGAATGGCGTCGTAAGGCGTCGTTCATCTGGCGTTCATCTTCGCGGAGTCGCGGCGAAGACCTCTTGAAATCGCGGTTCGGCAAACCCAGATCACTCATGCGGTCGCCATTGGACGGGGCCGCTGATCCCTCGGAACGCCAGAACGGGTTTCGGACGCGATCACAACGCAAGAATCGTTGCTCAAAGGAGAACCAAACCATGCGTCACGTTGATTTTTCGCCGCTTTATCGTTCAACCGTTGGATTTGACCGGCTGTTCAACATGCTTGATACGCTGGCGACCCCGGAAGGCGGCCAGACCTATCCTCCCTACAATATCGAGCGCACCGGTGAGAATTCCTACCGGATCTCCATGGCGGTGGCCGGCTTCTCGGAAGACGAGATTTCGATTGAGGCCCATCGCAATGTGCTGACCGTCAAGGGCGAGCGCGCCACCGAGACGAGCGGCGAAGGCTCCGAGATCCTGTATCGCGGCATCGCCTCGCGTTCGTTCGAGCGCCGCTTCCAGCTTGCCGATCATGTCGAGGTGAACGGTGCCGCTCTCAAGAACGGCCTGCTGCATATCGATCTCCAGCGGAACATTCCCGAGGAGTTGAAACCTCGCAAGATCGACATCGGCGCAGGCGATTCGAAAGCCCGGCAGATCGAAGCCAAGGCGACCAAGCAGTAAGCTTTCGGTCCATTTGTTCCTGGATTAGAAAAGGCCCCCGGCATGTCCGGGGCCCTTTTTTTGTTGGCCACCGCGTTCCGCTCCCGCCGTCGCGCGCTACCGCCGGATCGCGGTGGTCGTTTCGATCTGGACCGACGGAACCAGTTCCTGCTGGCGGCGCAGCCATGAGAAATCGTCCGCGCGGCCCGGTATCGGCTGCGGCAGCGCCAGCGGCTTTGCCTGTTGCGTGCCCCGTGTCGGAACTGGTGCGGGCTGTGCGCCCAGCAATTCGGTGCCGCCGTCCATCTCCGGATCGTTGAGCGACATGGGCGGGGTTCGGTCGGGCAGTTCCGTTGGCCCGATGGGTCCCGCCTCCGGCAGGTTTTCCGCAGGCAGGCCCGATCCCGGCGCGCCAAGCCCAAGCAGCTTTCGCAGCGGCTTATCCGCATAGAAGGCGAGTTTCGCCTTGCCCTGCCGGGTCATGTTGATGCCGTCGCTTGCCCGCAACTTGACGGGCTGGCCGTTCACGTCGGGTCCGGTCTGGACATAAGAGCCCTGCTCGTCGGCAAAGCCGTCCCAGATATCGATGAACTCACCCTTGTTTGCGAGCGCGGCAGCGCGATAGAGATCATTGAAAGCGAGCATGTCCGAGGTCATCTTGCCGGTCTTGAACGAAGGCATGCCCATCCAGAGATAGGGGACCTTCCTTTCCTCGAGCATGTCAGCGAGCGCACCGACGCGCGCCCTGTATTCCTTCAGCCAGTTTTCGGAGCGCACGGCCTCGCTTACGTTGTTCACCTTCATCTGCTGGCGGTCGTTCGATCCCATCATGACGATGACGGCGGCGGGTTTTTCCGCATCCAGCATAGCCGGAAGCTCGGTGTTCCAGTTGAAATAATCCTGGCGAACAAAGCCGGACGACCCCTTGGAAAGGTCGAGGACGCGAACCGTGGCGTCCTGCGCGAATTGTGCCTGCAGGCCCTCTGCCAGACCGCCCGCGAGGAAGTCGCCGACGACGAGGACCGACCTTGCGTCCGGCTTCTTCTCGACGATTTCGACCTGCGGCTCGGCGGGGGTATCTCCCGTTGCCGTCCGGCTTTTCTTTTTCGGGCGCTTCGCCCCGCGCGGCTGTTGCTCGGGAATGATGTAGTAACGACGGGGCTTCGGCCTGAAAATGTCGAACAGGCTCCATGGCCTGCGCAGCAATTCCTGCGCCGACGCGGTCGAAATTCCGGCATCGACAAGCGTGCCGGCCAGAACCGCCGCCGTCACACAGGTCGCAACGGCACAACGCAGTTTTATCGATGGCTGCAACCCGGGCTCCTCGCTACCTGCTGCGCAGATATTTTAGGACTTCCATGCTCGGATGGCCATCCTGCTGCATGCCGATCTGCGCCTGGAAAGCCTTGATCGCGTCACGCGACCCTTGGCCGATGCGTCCGTCGAACTTGCCGTCATAATAACCGTGCTCGGAAAGCCGCTTCTGCAATTCCTGTTTTTCCACGAAGCTGAGCTTGGTGAAAGGCCGCTGCCAGTCCTGCGCGAGCTGGCCGTAGCCCGCAATCTGATCTGCAAGAAGGCCAACGGCAAGCGCATATTTGTCCGCATTGTTGTAGCGCTTGATGACCGAGAAATTCTTGAGCATCAGGAAGGCGGGGCCGCCGCGTCCGTCGGGCACCTTGAGCGTCGCCTTGTCGGACGTGTTGCGGAATGGCTTGCCGTTCGCGCGCGTCACGCCGAGCTTTTGCCACTGTGCAAGGCTCAACGTGCCTGCGGGCAGCTTCCCGGGCGGCAACACGACTTCATAGCCCCAGGTCTTTCCCGATTGCCAGCCGTTCTTGTGCAGGAGATTGGCGGCGGTTGCCAACGCATCCGGTACTGAATTCCAGATGTCGCGGCGTCCATTGCCGTCCATATCCACGGCATAGCTCTGATAGCTTGTCGGAATGAACTGGGTGTGGCCCATCGCGCCCGCCCAGGAGCCGGTCAGATGGCTTTCATCGATGTCGCCCCGCTGGAGGATCTTCAATGCCGCGATCAACTGCGTGCGTGCGAATTTGGCGCGCCGCGGGTCGGCATAGGCAAGCGTGGAGAGCGAGCGCACCACATTGCGCATGGCAGCCGGATTCTTGAGGATTTCGCCGTAATTCGATTCCATCGACCAGATAGCGAGCAGCACGTAGCGATCCACGCCGTAGCGGGATTCGATCCTGTCCAGCCAAGGCTTCCATTTCTTCGCCATGGCGCGGCCATTGGCGATGGATTCTTCATGCACGCGATTGTCGAAATAGTCCCAGACCGGCGCGGTGAACTCTGGCTGATAGCGCGCTTTCTCCAACACTTCGGGGTCGATGTCGGTCACACCCCGAAAAGCGCGGTCATAGGTGGCGCGCGAGATCCCTGCCTCGGCAGCCGTCTTGCGAAATCCCGCCACCCAGTTCTGGAAGCCTGCATCGGCAAAGGCAGGCACTGCGCCCGCAATCGAGAGCGACAGCATGGACGCAAGCGCGAGGCCGCTTGCGCGGCGCATCAGCTTGTGCACGATCATTTCATTCTCCATCCGAAACCCTGAAGAACAAACATCGCTCGTACTGGTAAGCATTCCGTTTACCATACATGGCCGTGCCAGCAAAACATGAACGCCGGACACCATCATTCGCGCTTTTGACGGCGAATTTCGGCAAAATTACCACTATCGCTGCGCCTTTATGCCCAAATAGATGCTGTTCGTGCTGGAATCGCGCCCCTCGATCGTGCTGTTCACGTTTTCGTGTCGCGCCTCTGCGGTCAGGCCCAGATAGCGGTTCAGCCACCAGGTTGCGGCAAGCTCGGCGGTGTAGATCATGTCGTGGTCGCTGCCGGGCTGATAGTCCCGATAGCCGATCCCGGCGGCGAGGCTGGCGGTAAGGTTTGAGCGCATCCGACGCTCGACGGTCAGCAGGCTGGAATACAGGATCGAACCGCTGAGACCGGGCGTCGTTGTGCCTTCGACCTCGGTCGTTCCGAGCAGGTTCACATTGGTGTCGCGTACCGGCGACCAGTCGATATTCGCATTGACGCTCAGTCCCTCGATGGGGTCGAGCCTTTCATCGTCGAGATTTTCGCGGACATAGCCCGCCGCAAACTCACCCCGGAACTTTTCTCCCCTGTCGAACGCCAGCCCGATCCTGCCCTCGATGTGGTCCGCGGAACGTACATAGCCCGCCGCATCCAACCGCTCGTCATAGTCGCGTCGCCCGCCCCGCAATTCCGCGAAAGGTGTCAGCGCGGGTGAGATCGCATAGCCCGCGCGCAGCCGCGCCGTCGCAAGCGTGTTGTCGCGGTCCTTCTGCGACACGCTCGTTCCGTCGGGAAGCTCGGCGTCGCCGTACCACTCCCTGTCGATGTCTCCGCCCAGGCCCAGTCTCAGCTTCCCCGCATCCCTCAGCAGTTCTGCGCTGCCGATCAGCGATTGCTGGATGGGCTGGTCGACCGCGCCGACGATTTCGACCGGCGAATCGAAGGATTCCGGGCGTATCGCATAGGCTGCGAAACCGCGCAGCCTGTAGTCGCCGGCGAGTTCGCGCACGAGCGTTGCGTCGATGCCTGCTTCTTTCTGGTTGAGTTCTTCCCCGGCCAGCGATTTCTCAAACGTGCCGAAAGCGTTGAACTCCGCCTGGTCGATGTCCCGGTCCGAAACGGCGTTCAGGCGCAATGTGCTCTGGGAAACGATGGCGTCGTCCCCGTCGGGGCTCGACGTCGCGTTGGATGTGGCGAGGATACCCGTTTCGACACTCGGGCGAATGATGAAGCTTCCGGCGCGCAGACCGGCCGGAGCGAACGGGTCGTCTTCAATTTGGCGCAGCGGAACGGCGCCGCTGGTCAGCGGCTGGACACGCAATGTCCGTGGCTGCACCTCCTGTCGCGCAGATGTCGGCGTGACCGGACCGGTTTCCCGGGCCGGAGCCGGAGACGGTCTGGGCGGCGGTTCCTGCGCTGCGTCGGGCGTTTCCGCTGCGTTGTCGATGCTGCCACGCAGGTCCACAACATCCTGCGCGGACGCGACCGACATGCCGAGACCCAGCGCAAGTACCGCCAGTGGCAGAGACATCCGCCACCGCGCAGGTGCAAATTGGACCGGGACCTTCGGCACGAATGGATATTCCAATAAAACCATGCCCGGCGCGGCTGCACCAAGCTTACCGAACGGTAAACAGGCATGGTTAATGGAGGGTTAGAAATATCCGCTCGCCGCGTACGGGAGTGGACAGAAATAACGTGACAGGATAAGCGCTTGCGCCATGCCTGACCGCCACCCCATCGACCGCTCCGCAGCCATCGCCTGCGCCATCCGCACCGTCGAGACGGAGCGGGCGGGTGTGGATGCATTGGCCGAGGCGCTTCAGGACGGTCTTGCAGCTCCCTTTGCCAATGCGGTCGAATTGTTGAAGGCGGGCGAGGGCAGGGTGATCGTGACCGGCGTCGGCAAGAGCGGGCATATCGGCGCGAAGATCGCGGCAACCCTTGCGTCCACAGGAACGCCCGCCTTTTTCGTCCATCCGGCGGAAGCCAATCACGGCGATCTCGGCATGATCGCGCGCAGTGATGTGATACTGGCGATGTCGTGGTCCGGGGAGAGCACCGAGTTGCGCGGCATCGTCGCCTATTCGCGTCGATTCTCGATCCCGCTCATTGCGATGACGTCGCAGAGCGCGTCATCGCTGGCGCGGGAGGCCGATGTCGTGCTCCTTCTGCCGAAGGCAGACGAGGCCTGTCCGCACGGGCTTGCTCCCACGACTTCGACCTTGATGCAGCTTGTTCTCGGCGACGCGTTGGCGATTGCACTTCTGGAAGCGCGGGGCTTTACGCCCGACAATTTCAGGGATTTTCACCCAGGCGGAAAGCTTGGCGCAACCTTGACCCATCTGCGCGAGATCATGCGCAGCGGTAGCGACATGCCCGTGGTGCCGCTCGGCACGAAGATGCCAGAAGCGGTTATGGTGCTGTCCAACAAGAAGGTCGGGTGCGTGTGCGTGCTCGACGAGGCGGGCAGCCTTGCCGGGATCATCACGGATGGCGATGTGGCGCGCAACCTTCACCGCAATCTCAAGGACATCGCGGTCGAGGAGGTGATGACGCGCCACCCGAAGACCGCAAGCCCAGAAATGTCCGCGGGCGCGGCCATCGCCTATCTGAACGAAAACAAGATCGGCGCGCTTGTCGTCATGGAAGGCGACAAGCCTGTCGGCATCGTCCACTTCCACGACCTTCTGCGCATCGGCGCGGCCTGAAAATCAGGCGGCTTCCACAGTCAGTTCAAGATCGGTGTCGGATGCGCTGACGATGCGCACCTTGGCGCCCGCCGGAAGGTCCGGGCCGGAAACGCGCCACATCGTGTCGCCAAGACGCACGCGCCCGCGTCCGTTCTCGATGGGTTCGACAAGGGTCGCGAGCCGTCCGATGAGCTGGTCGCCGCGCCGGTTGAGCAAGGGCTGGTCCGACTGTGCTTCGCGCGAAGCCATGATGCGCTTGCCGATATAGGCCGACACCAGCGAAAGAGCGAGAAACAGCAGCATCTGGACATGCCATGTCCAGAAGCCAGCGTCCCACAGCGCCAGTGAAATCGCACCGACGATCAGGGCGGCAATGCCGATCCATAGAAGGAAAACGCCGGGCACGAGAATTTCCAGCGTCAGCAGGATGACTCCCACGACCATCCAGTTCCAGGGGCCAAGTTCTTCGGCGATGCGCGCGATCATGTTCGCACCTCGTCAGTTCTGGTCGGGAACGATGCGCGGCGGTCGCGGACCGCGCGGGCCGGGCTGCTGCGGCTGGTCGCCGAACACTTCCCGCGCAATCGCCCCGATGCCGCCGAGCGAGCCGATCAGTGAAGAGGCTTCGATCGGCATCAGCACGATCTTGTTGTTGTTCGCCGAGCCGATGCGCGCCAGCGCCTCGGTGTATTTCTGGGCGACGAAATAGTTGATCGCCTGCACATCGCCTTTCGCGATTGCCTCGGAAACCACCTGCGTGGCGCGGGCTTCGGCTTCCGCCGCGCGCTCGCGGGCCTCGGCATCGCGAAACGCCGCTTCCCTGCGACCTTCGGCCTCCAGCACCTG
Protein-coding sequences here:
- a CDS encoding outer membrane beta-barrel protein — translated: MSLPLAVLALGLGMSVASAQDVVDLRGSIDNAAETPDAAQEPPPRPSPAPARETGPVTPTSARQEVQPRTLRVQPLTSGAVPLRQIEDDPFAPAGLRAGSFIIRPSVETGILATSNATSSPDGDDAIVSQSTLRLNAVSDRDIDQAEFNAFGTFEKSLAGEELNQKEAGIDATLVRELAGDYRLRGFAAYAIRPESFDSPVEIVGAVDQPIQQSLIGSAELLRDAGKLRLGLGGDIDREWYGDAELPDGTSVSQKDRDNTLATARLRAGYAISPALTPFAELRGGRRDYDERLDAAGYVRSADHIEGRIGLAFDRGEKFRGEFAAGYVRENLDDERLDPIEGLSVNANIDWSPVRDTNVNLLGTTEVEGTTTPGLSGSILYSSLLTVERRMRSNLTASLAAGIGYRDYQPGSDHDMIYTAELAATWWLNRYLGLTAEARHENVNSTIEGRDSSTNSIYLGIKAQR
- a CDS encoding DUF459 domain-containing protein, producing the protein MQPSIKLRCAVATCVTAAVLAGTLVDAGISTASAQELLRRPWSLFDIFRPKPRRYYIIPEQQPRGAKRPKKKSRTATGDTPAEPQVEIVEKKPDARSVLVVGDFLAGGLAEGLQAQFAQDATVRVLDLSKGSSGFVRQDYFNWNTELPAMLDAEKPAAVIVMMGSNDRQQMKVNNVSEAVRSENWLKEYRARVGALADMLEERKVPYLWMGMPSFKTGKMTSDMLAFNDLYRAAALANKGEFIDIWDGFADEQGSYVQTGPDVNGQPVKLRASDGINMTRQGKAKLAFYADKPLRKLLGLGAPGSGLPAENLPEAGPIGPTELPDRTPPMSLNDPEMDGGTELLGAQPAPVPTRGTQQAKPLALPQPIPGRADDFSWLRRQQELVPSVQIETTTAIRR
- a CDS encoding Hsp20 family protein, giving the protein MRHVDFSPLYRSTVGFDRLFNMLDTLATPEGGQTYPPYNIERTGENSYRISMAVAGFSEDEISIEAHRNVLTVKGERATETSGEGSEILYRGIASRSFERRFQLADHVEVNGAALKNGLLHIDLQRNIPEELKPRKIDIGAGDSKARQIEAKATKQ
- a CDS encoding NfeD family protein, producing MIARIAEELGPWNWMVVGVILLTLEILVPGVFLLWIGIAALIVGAISLALWDAGFWTWHVQMLLFLALSLVSAYIGKRIMASREAQSDQPLLNRRGDQLIGRLATLVEPIENGRGRVRLGDTMWRVSGPDLPAGAKVRIVSASDTDLELTVEAA
- a CDS encoding alpha/beta hydrolase, which gives rise to MRDFLLEIAGNEIPEAAHSGFIVARGNKRLRYALFAAGGRPVKGTVLVLTGRNEPIEKYFETVRSLSKRGFGAAIFDWRGQGLSDRELTDPLRGHVDDFDLYAEDLDSFFREVVLPDCRGPYYVLAHSTGALIALRAAPALNNRIERMVLLAPLLQLGSLSVSAGSIRRLASVLKLAGFGNFYATGGRWKPTPFERNNVTSDPERYERNVRLFTTHPRLSLGGPTITWMHAAADAARLVSDPDYTARLHIPTLFVAAGADVVVSSRAIEQYARRLRSGYCVTIDGARHEILQERDYYLEQFWAAFDAYIPGSAS
- a CDS encoding lytic murein transglycosylase, translated to MIVHKLMRRASGLALASMLSLSIAGAVPAFADAGFQNWVAGFRKTAAEAGISRATYDRAFRGVTDIDPEVLEKARYQPEFTAPVWDYFDNRVHEESIANGRAMAKKWKPWLDRIESRYGVDRYVLLAIWSMESNYGEILKNPAAMRNVVRSLSTLAYADPRRAKFARTQLIAALKILQRGDIDESHLTGSWAGAMGHTQFIPTSYQSYAVDMDGNGRRDIWNSVPDALATAANLLHKNGWQSGKTWGYEVVLPPGKLPAGTLSLAQWQKLGVTRANGKPFRNTSDKATLKVPDGRGGPAFLMLKNFSVIKRYNNADKYALAVGLLADQIAGYGQLAQDWQRPFTKLSFVEKQELQKRLSEHGYYDGKFDGRIGQGSRDAIKAFQAQIGMQQDGHPSMEVLKYLRSR
- a CDS encoding KpsF/GutQ family sugar-phosphate isomerase, which gives rise to MPDRHPIDRSAAIACAIRTVETERAGVDALAEALQDGLAAPFANAVELLKAGEGRVIVTGVGKSGHIGAKIAATLASTGTPAFFVHPAEANHGDLGMIARSDVILAMSWSGESTELRGIVAYSRRFSIPLIAMTSQSASSLAREADVVLLLPKADEACPHGLAPTTSTLMQLVLGDALAIALLEARGFTPDNFRDFHPGGKLGATLTHLREIMRSGSDMPVVPLGTKMPEAVMVLSNKKVGCVCVLDEAGSLAGIITDGDVARNLHRNLKDIAVEEVMTRHPKTASPEMSAGAAIAYLNENKIGALVVMEGDKPVGIVHFHDLLRIGAA